Proteins encoded by one window of Zerene cesonia ecotype Mississippi chromosome 6, Zerene_cesonia_1.1, whole genome shotgun sequence:
- the LOC119840339 gene encoding esterase FE4-like isoform X2, whose amino-acid sequence MENLPEESKYIIETEEGPICGYIDKRDEGTYYKFKSIPYAEPPLGRLRFLPPKANKPWKDLLDCTQDAPVPMGFFLEQEIIGSEDCLYIEVSTPNVTPEVPLPVMFWIGSFSFIFYIDQILDPTLINNQNIVFVRCGFRWMQRNISKFGGDPNNITAFGSSTGGAIVHLLMLSPMAEGLFHKAIIQSSSALNGWSLGRNPVEGVIELAKQLAITKTDKVEIVEEMRTIPAEDIVKAYILCHQLAERNDSFDSIFKPCIENEFEGQSVFLSKSPAIILKSGNFNKVPLIIGSNNIEASVIQYIKADFYEDYEKFNKNVSLLVPKTLANVNCDISKKIGQQILSFYFEGAESINELTRKQYLQFLTDYYFLYYMDKTIRIHSQVAPECNIYYYVVHYGGEWYVPKILDFFNSIGHAGEIPFLFRIKSSTSEYYKGSRDSIITRNRVIKMWTNFAKYGNPTPTDDDNLLQITWDPVENENKLNFLSIGAELTKGRNPFYERMMFWEKLHQEHVLLKIITHFNDMGLKF is encoded by the exons atggAAAACTTGCCTGAAGAATCCAAGTATATTATAGAAACTGAAGAGGGCCCTATTTGTGGATATATTGACAAAAGAGATGAAGGAACGTATTACAAATTCAAAAGCATACCATATGCAGAACCACCATTGGGACGTCTTAGATTtttg CCTCCAAAGGCTAACAAGCCTTGGAAAGATTTACTTGACTGCACTCAAGATGCACCAGTGCCAATGGGTTTTTTCTTAGAACAGGAAATTATTGGTTCTGAAGATTGCCTTTATATTGAAGTTTCAACGCCCAATGTCACACCTGAAGTACCACTACCTGTTATGTTTTGGATTGGAAGCTTCAGCttcatattttacattgaTCAAATTCTTGATCCAACTTTAATTAACAatcaaaatattgtgtttgtcAGATGCGGTTTTAG ATGGATGCAAAGGAATATTAGCAAATTTGGAGGTGATCCCAATAATATTACAGCATTTGGAAGTAGCACTGGAGGTGCCATTGTACATTTACTGATGCTTTCACCTATGGCAGAAGGCTTATTCCACAAAGCCATTATACAAAGCTCTAGTGCCTTAAATGGATGGTCATTAGGGAGGAATCCTGTGGAGGGGGTAATAGAATTAGCTAAGCAATTGGCCATTACAAAAACAGACAAAGTTGAAATTGTGGAAGAGATGCGCACCATTCCAGCTGAAGATATAGTTaaagcatatattttatgtcatcaATTGGCCGAAAGAAATGATTCATTTGACTCCATCTTTAAACCTTGTATAGAAAATGAATTTGAAGGCCAGTCTGTATTTCTAAGTAAAAGTCCCgctatcattttaaaatctggCAATTTCAATAAAGTACCTCTTATTATAGGAAGCAATAATATTGAAGCATCTgtaatacaatacataaagGCAGATTTTTATGAAGACTATGAAAAGTTCAATAAGAATGTTAGTTTATTAGTTCCAAAAACATTAGCCAATGTGAACTGTGatatttccaaaaaaattGGACAACAAATACTATCATTCTACTTTGAAGGTGCTGAGAGTATAAACGAACTCACAAGGAAACAATATTTGCAGTTTCTaacagattattattttctatattacatGGACAAAACTATAAGGATACACAGTCAGGTCGCTCCtgaatgcaatatttattactatgtaGTACATTACGGGGGAGAGTGGTATGTGCCTAAGATATTGGACTTCTTTAATTCCATAGGACATGCGGGCGAAATACCATTTCTATTCAGAATAAAATCATCAACATCTGAATACTATAAAGGAAGCCGAGACTCAATTATAACAAGGAACAGAGTTATTAAAATGTGGACAAATTTTGCTAAATATGG aaaCCCAACTCCAACAGACGATGATAATTTGTTGCAAATAACGTGGGATCCTGTGGAGAATGAGAATAAGCTTAATTTCTTAAGTATAGGTGCTGAATTGACGAAAGGCAGAAATCCATTTTATGAACGTATGATGTTTTGGGAGAAATTACATCAAGaacatgttttattgaaaataataacacattttaatgatatgggcctaaaattttaa
- the LOC119840339 gene encoding venom carboxylesterase-6-like isoform X1 yields the protein MENLPEESKYIIETEEGPICGYIDKRDEGTYYKFKSIPYAEPPLGRLRFLPPKANKPWKDLLDCTQDAPVPMGFFLEQEIIGSEDCLYIEVSTPNVTPEVPLPVMFWIGSFSFIFYIDQILDPTLINNQNIVFVRCGFRLGPFGFLSVNDFTAPGNSGLKDIVFALRWMQRNISKFGGDPNNITAFGSSTGGAIVHLLMLSPMAEGLFHKAIIQSSSALNGWSLGRNPVEGVIELAKQLAITKTDKVEIVEEMRTIPAEDIVKAYILCHQLAERNDSFDSIFKPCIENEFEGQSVFLSKSPAIILKSGNFNKVPLIIGSNNIEASVIQYIKADFYEDYEKFNKNVSLLVPKTLANVNCDISKKIGQQILSFYFEGAESINELTRKQYLQFLTDYYFLYYMDKTIRIHSQVAPECNIYYYVVHYGGEWYVPKILDFFNSIGHAGEIPFLFRIKSSTSEYYKGSRDSIITRNRVIKMWTNFAKYGNPTPTDDDNLLQITWDPVENENKLNFLSIGAELTKGRNPFYERMMFWEKLHQEHVLLKIITHFNDMGLKF from the exons atggAAAACTTGCCTGAAGAATCCAAGTATATTATAGAAACTGAAGAGGGCCCTATTTGTGGATATATTGACAAAAGAGATGAAGGAACGTATTACAAATTCAAAAGCATACCATATGCAGAACCACCATTGGGACGTCTTAGATTtttg CCTCCAAAGGCTAACAAGCCTTGGAAAGATTTACTTGACTGCACTCAAGATGCACCAGTGCCAATGGGTTTTTTCTTAGAACAGGAAATTATTGGTTCTGAAGATTGCCTTTATATTGAAGTTTCAACGCCCAATGTCACACCTGAAGTACCACTACCTGTTATGTTTTGGATTGGAAGCTTCAGCttcatattttacattgaTCAAATTCTTGATCCAACTTTAATTAACAatcaaaatattgtgtttgtcAGATGCGGTTTTAGGTTAGGACCTTTTGGTTTCCTCTCTGTAAATGATTTTACTGCTCCCGGAAACAGTGGTTTAAAAGATATTGTCTTTGCTCTTAGATGGATGCAAAGGAATATTAGCAAATTTGGAGGTGATCCCAATAATATTACAGCATTTGGAAGTAGCACTGGAGGTGCCATTGTACATTTACTGATGCTTTCACCTATGGCAGAAGGCTTATTCCACAAAGCCATTATACAAAGCTCTAGTGCCTTAAATGGATGGTCATTAGGGAGGAATCCTGTGGAGGGGGTAATAGAATTAGCTAAGCAATTGGCCATTACAAAAACAGACAAAGTTGAAATTGTGGAAGAGATGCGCACCATTCCAGCTGAAGATATAGTTaaagcatatattttatgtcatcaATTGGCCGAAAGAAATGATTCATTTGACTCCATCTTTAAACCTTGTATAGAAAATGAATTTGAAGGCCAGTCTGTATTTCTAAGTAAAAGTCCCgctatcattttaaaatctggCAATTTCAATAAAGTACCTCTTATTATAGGAAGCAATAATATTGAAGCATCTgtaatacaatacataaagGCAGATTTTTATGAAGACTATGAAAAGTTCAATAAGAATGTTAGTTTATTAGTTCCAAAAACATTAGCCAATGTGAACTGTGatatttccaaaaaaattGGACAACAAATACTATCATTCTACTTTGAAGGTGCTGAGAGTATAAACGAACTCACAAGGAAACAATATTTGCAGTTTCTaacagattattattttctatattacatGGACAAAACTATAAGGATACACAGTCAGGTCGCTCCtgaatgcaatatttattactatgtaGTACATTACGGGGGAGAGTGGTATGTGCCTAAGATATTGGACTTCTTTAATTCCATAGGACATGCGGGCGAAATACCATTTCTATTCAGAATAAAATCATCAACATCTGAATACTATAAAGGAAGCCGAGACTCAATTATAACAAGGAACAGAGTTATTAAAATGTGGACAAATTTTGCTAAATATGG aaaCCCAACTCCAACAGACGATGATAATTTGTTGCAAATAACGTGGGATCCTGTGGAGAATGAGAATAAGCTTAATTTCTTAAGTATAGGTGCTGAATTGACGAAAGGCAGAAATCCATTTTATGAACGTATGATGTTTTGGGAGAAATTACATCAAGaacatgttttattgaaaataataacacattttaatgatatgggcctaaaattttaa